A single region of the Larus michahellis chromosome W, bLarMic1.1, whole genome shotgun sequence genome encodes:
- the LOC141735570 gene encoding protein fem-1 homolog C-like: MDLKTAVFNAARDGKLRLLSKLLASKTREEVALLMSEKTNGATPLLMAARYGHIDMVEYLLDYCSASIEIGGSVNFDGETIEGAPPLWAASAAGHLKVVQCLLDHGASVNNTTLTNSTPLRAACFDGHLEIVKYLVEHKADLEVSNRHGHTCLMISCYKGHKEIAQYLLEKGADVNRKSVKGNTALHDCAESGSLEIMKMLLKYCAKMEKDGYGMTPLLSASVTGHANIVDFLTQHEQTSKTECINALELLGATFVDKKRDLLGALKYWKRAMEMRYSDRTSILNKPVPQMLIMAYGYAKEVNSSEELENLIADPDEMRMQALLIRERILGPSHPDTSYYIRYRGAVYADSGNFKRCINLWKYALDMQQSNLDPLSPMTASSLLSFAELFSFMLQDRAKGLLGTTVTFDDLMGILCKSVLEIERAMKQMQCPPDPIQMNKALSIILHLICLLEKVPCSSEQEHFKKQTIYKFLKLQPRGKNNFSPLHLAADKNTTCVGRYPVCKFPSLQVTAILVECGANINVRDSDNNSPLHIAALNNHPGIMNFLIKSGSHFDATNSYKQTASDLLDEKKIAKNLIQPINHTTLQCLAARVIVNHNICYAGHIPEKLEKFVFLHR; this comes from the exons agGTGGCCTTACTAATGTCAGAAAAAACCAATGGTGCCACGCCACTTCTGATGGCAGCGCGTTATGGGCACATTGACATGGTGGAATACTTGTTGGACTATTGCTCTGCTTCTATAGAAATTGGTGGTTCAGTTAATTTTGATGGTGAGACCATTGAGGGAGCTCCGCCATTATGGGCAGCATCAGCCGCTGGCCACTTGAAGGTGGTTCAGTGTCTGTTAGATCATGGTGCATCTGTCAACAACACAACTCTAACAAATTCAACTCCACTTAGAGCTGCCTGTTTTGATGGTCACCTGGAAATAGTAAAATATCTTGTGGAGCACAAAGCAGACTTGGAAGTATCAAACCGTCATGGGCATACATGCTTGATGATCTCATGTTACAAAGGCCACAAAGAAATTGCTCAGTATTTACTTGAAAAAGGAGCTGATGTTAACAGAAAAAGTGTTAAAG GAAACACTGCATTACATGATTGTGCAGAATCTGGAAGTTTAGAGATCATGAAGATGCTTCTCAAGTATTGTGCTAAGATGGAAAAGGATGGCTATGGAATGACTCCCCTTCTGTCAGCCAGTGTGACAGGCCACGCAAATATTGTGGACTTTCTGACCCAACATGAACAGACCAGTAAGACAGAATGTATAAATGCTTTGGAACTTCTAGGAGCAACATTCGTGGACAAAAAGAGAGATCTACTTGGCGCTTTGAAATACTGGAAGCGAGCTATGGAAATGAGATACAGTGATAGGACTAGTATTCTGAACAAACCTGTGCCACAAATGCTAATTATGGCCTATGGTTATGCTAAAGAGGTAAACAGCTCAGAAGAGCTAGAAAATCTTATTGCAGACCCTGATGAGATGAGAATGCAAGCACTATTAATTAGAGAACGTATTCTTGGTCCTTCTCACCCAGATACATCCTACTATATTAGATATAGAGGTGCTGTCTATGCAGACTCTGGAAACTTTAAGCGATGCATCAACTTATGGAAATATGCTTTGGACATGCAGCAGAGCAATCTAGATCCACTGAGCCCTATGACAGCCAGCAGTTTACTATCATTTGCTGAACTCTTCTCCTTCATGCTGCAGGACAGGGCAAAAGGCCTGCTAGGCACTACTGTTACATTTGATGATCTCATGGGTATACTGTGCAAAAGTGTTCTTGAAATAGAACGGGCCATGAAACAAATGCAGTGCCCTCCTGATCCAATACAGATGAACAAAGCCCTTTCtatcattttgcatttaatttgcttGTTGGAAAAAGTACCTTGCAGCTCAGAACAGGAACATTTTAAGAAACAGACTATTTACAAGTTTCTTAAACTTCAGCCTAGAGGGAAGAATAATTTTAGTCCACTTCACCTTGCTGCTGACAAGAATACTACATGTGTGGGTCGCTACCCAGTTTGTAAATTCCCCTCTCTACAAGTTACTGCTATCCTGGTGGAATGTGGTGCTAATATAAATGTCAGAGACTCTGATAACAACAGTCCTTTACATATTGCTGCACTAAACAACCATCCAGGCATCATGAATTTTCTTATCAAGTCAGGTTCACACTTCGATGCCACAAACTCGTATAAACAAACTGCTAGTGATTTGCTGGAtgagaagaaaatagcaaaaaactTAATCCAGCCTATAAATCATACTACATTGCAGTGTCTTGCTGCTCGTGTTATAGTGAATCATAACATATGCTATGCAGGGCACATCCCTGAAAAACTagagaaatttgtttttctccataGATAA